Proteins encoded within one genomic window of Humulus lupulus chromosome 1, drHumLupu1.1, whole genome shotgun sequence:
- the LOC133796694 gene encoding cinnamyl alcohol dehydrogenase 1-like: MGSIGAEKTITGWAARDSSGVLSPYTYTLRETGPEDVYIKVTCCGVCHTDVHQVKNDLGMSNYPMVPGHEVVGEVMEVGSEVTKFKVGDIVGAGCIVGSCKHCQPCKSDNEQYCNKKIWSYNDVYTDQKPTQGGFAEAMVVDQKFVVHIPEGMGAEQAAPLLCAGVTIYSPLKHFGLMQSGLRGAILGLGGVGHMGVKIAKVMGHRVTVVSSSDKKREEALDHLGADDYLVSSDAAKMQEQFDSYDYIIDTIPVFHPLEPYLSLLKLDGKLILMGVINTPLQFVSPMVMLGRKAITGSFIGSIKETEEMLQFCKEKNLTSTIETVKIDYINTALERLEKNDVRYRFVVDVAGSKLT; the protein is encoded by the exons ATGGGAAGCATTGGGGCGGAGAAAACCATAACAGGATGGGCTGCCAGGGACTCATCTGGTGTTCTCTCACCTTACACTTACACACTTAG AGAAACCGGTCCTGAAGATGTGTACATCAAGGTCACGTGCTGTGGAGTTTGCCACACTGATGTTCACCAGGTCAAAAATGATCTGGGCATGTCCAACTATCCTATGGTCCCAGG GCATGAAGTTGTTGGTGAAGTTATGGAAGTGGGATCCGAAGTGACCAAGTTCAAAGTAGGTGATATCGTCGGAGCCGGCTGCATAGTCGGCTCCTGCAAACACTGCCAGCCATGCAAGTCAGACAATGAGCAGTATTGCAATAAAAAAATCTGGTCTTACAACGATGTCTACACCGATCAAAAGCCTACTCAGGGTGGCTTCGCCGAGGCCATGGTGGTCGATCAAAA GTTTGTGGTACATATACCAGAAGGAATGGGGGCAGAACAGGCTGCGCCTCTACTTTGCGCCGGAGTAACGATCTACAGCCCATTGAAGCACTTTGGATTGATGCAAAGTGGGCTAAGAGGAGCGATTTTGGGGCTGGGAGGAGTGGGACACATGGGGGTGAAGATAGCCAAAGTCATGGGACACCGTGTGACTGTGGTAAGCTCTTCTGACAAGAAGAGAGAGGAGGCTCTCGACCATCTTGGAGCTGATGACTACCTTGTTAGCTCTGATGCAGCCAAAATGCAAGAGCAATTTGACTCTTATGACTACATAATCGACACAATCCCTGTTTTTCACCCACTTGAACCTTACCTTTCGCTTCTGAAGCTTGACGGGAAGCTGATTTTGATGGGTGTTATCAACACCCCACTTCAATTTGTCAGCCCTATGGTTATGCTTG GGAGAAAGGCCATTACTGGAAGCTTCATTGGGAGTATAAAGGAAACAGAGGAAATGCTTCAGTTTTGTAAAGAGAAGAACTTGACTTCCACGATCGAGACTGTGAAAATTGATTACATTAACACAGCTTTGGAAAGATTGGAAAAGAATGATGTTCGGTACAGGTTCGTTGTTGATGTTGCTGGAAGCAAGCTTACTTGA